One region of Mycolicibacterium insubricum genomic DNA includes:
- a CDS encoding ATP-dependent DNA ligase: MDAPGQLRCWPPDHPLVTLTNPDKVLYPATGTTKAEVFDYYVRIAEVMLPHVAGRPATRKRWPNGVAEPAFFEKQLADSAPDWLARARVPHHSRFTTYPILDSTAALAWIGQQAALEVHVPQWRFIADAGRVLPGPATRLIFDLDPGPGVGMAQLCAVARAIRVLLESIGLTAYPLTSGSAGVHLYAPLDKPVSSRGASTLAKRIALQLEKDMPATVTASMAKTARTGRVLVDWSQNSAAKTTVAPYALRGVDQPTVAAPRTWAELDDPSSLRQLRFDEILDRVGAEGDLLAGMDDEVRAADRLTTYRSMRDPARTPEPVPSDAPNPADGNTFVIQEHHARRLHYDFRLERDGVLVSWAVPKNLPDTPSVNHLAVRTEDHPLEYGSFAGVIPKGEYGAGTVSIWDSGTYDTEKFIDTPERGEVIVVLHGQRISGRYALIRTGGNQWLAHRMKDQPGATPDLAELKPMLATVGEVSEFDGGRWAFEGKWDGHRLLVGVDGDEVRLRSRSGREVTAEFPALQSLAPLLAGHRVILDGEVVATDQAGRSDFSALRNPGARVEFWAFDVLVLDGRSLLRVPYADRRRVLEALGQATGLTVPPLIDAATGAAALEFSRQQGFEGVVAKDRTSVYQPGRRSPLWVKDKNWLTQAVVIGGWVPGRGARSNTFGALLTGVPSTGGLTYLGKVGTGFDDAELRRLTTLLAEHRSGESPFSGPVPEAAAVFTAPAVVGEVRYAHRTADGLLRHPSWRGLRPDLSPVDVVLEA; this comes from the coding sequence ATGGACGCGCCCGGGCAGCTGCGATGCTGGCCGCCGGATCACCCGCTGGTCACCCTGACCAACCCGGACAAGGTGCTCTATCCGGCCACCGGGACCACCAAGGCCGAGGTCTTCGACTACTACGTGCGGATCGCCGAGGTGATGCTGCCGCACGTGGCGGGCCGGCCGGCCACCCGCAAGCGCTGGCCCAACGGCGTCGCCGAACCCGCGTTCTTCGAAAAGCAACTGGCCGACTCCGCACCCGACTGGCTGGCCCGCGCCCGGGTTCCGCATCACTCCCGGTTCACCACCTACCCGATCCTGGATTCGACGGCGGCGCTGGCCTGGATCGGCCAGCAGGCGGCGCTGGAGGTGCACGTCCCGCAGTGGCGGTTTATCGCCGACGCCGGCCGGGTGCTGCCCGGTCCCGCGACCCGGCTGATCTTCGACCTCGACCCCGGACCGGGCGTCGGCATGGCGCAGCTCTGCGCGGTGGCCCGGGCGATCCGAGTGTTGCTGGAATCGATTGGGCTGACGGCCTATCCGCTGACCAGCGGCAGCGCCGGCGTGCACCTGTACGCGCCGCTGGACAAGCCCGTCAGCTCCCGCGGTGCCAGCACCCTGGCCAAACGCATTGCGCTGCAACTGGAGAAGGACATGCCCGCGACGGTCACCGCGTCCATGGCCAAGACCGCCCGGACCGGGCGGGTGCTGGTCGACTGGAGCCAGAACAGCGCCGCCAAGACCACCGTCGCACCGTACGCCCTGCGCGGCGTGGACCAGCCCACCGTCGCCGCGCCCCGGACCTGGGCCGAACTCGACGACCCGTCGTCGCTGCGCCAGCTCCGGTTCGACGAGATACTGGATCGCGTTGGCGCAGAGGGTGATCTGCTCGCCGGTATGGACGACGAGGTCCGCGCCGCCGACCGGCTGACCACCTACCGCAGCATGCGCGACCCGGCCCGCACCCCCGAGCCGGTGCCCAGCGACGCCCCGAATCCGGCCGATGGGAACACCTTCGTCATCCAAGAACACCACGCCCGTCGGCTGCACTACGACTTCCGGCTGGAGCGTGACGGCGTGCTGGTGTCCTGGGCGGTGCCCAAGAATCTGCCCGACACCCCGTCGGTCAACCACCTGGCGGTGCGCACCGAGGACCATCCCCTGGAATACGGCAGTTTCGCCGGGGTCATCCCCAAGGGCGAATACGGTGCGGGCACGGTCAGCATCTGGGACTCCGGCACCTACGACACCGAGAAGTTCATCGACACCCCCGAGCGTGGTGAGGTCATCGTGGTGCTGCACGGGCAGCGGATATCGGGGCGCTACGCGCTGATCCGCACCGGCGGCAACCAGTGGCTGGCGCACCGGATGAAGGATCAGCCCGGTGCGACACCGGATCTAGCCGAGCTCAAACCGATGCTGGCCACCGTCGGGGAAGTCTCGGAGTTCGACGGTGGCCGCTGGGCGTTCGAGGGCAAATGGGATGGGCACCGGCTGCTGGTCGGTGTCGACGGCGACGAGGTCCGGCTGCGTTCGCGCAGCGGCCGCGAGGTCACCGCCGAGTTCCCGGCGCTGCAATCCCTGGCGCCGCTTTTGGCCGGGCACCGGGTCATCCTCGACGGCGAGGTGGTGGCCACCGATCAGGCCGGGCGCAGCGACTTTTCGGCACTGCGCAACCCCGGCGCCCGCGTCGAGTTCTGGGCGTTCGACGTCCTGGTGCTCGACGGGCGCTCACTGCTGCGGGTGCCCTACGCCGATCGCCGCCGGGTACTGGAGGCGCTGGGGCAGGCCACCGGCCTGACGGTGCCACCGCTGATCGACGCCGCCACCGGCGCCGCGGCGCTGGAGTTCTCCCGACAGCAGGGCTTCGAGGGCGTCGTCGCCAAGGACCGCACCTCGGTGTACCAACCCGGCCGGCGCTCACCACTGTGGGTCAAGGACAAGAACTGGCTGACCCAGGCGGTGGTGATCGGCGGCTGGGTGCCCGGGCGCGGCGCGCGGTCGAACACCTTCGGAGCATTGCTGACCGGCGTGCCCAGCACCGGCGGGCTGACCTACCTGGGGAAGGTCGGCACCGGTTTCGACGATGCCGAACTGCGCAGGCTGACAACACTTCTCGCCGAGCATCGCAGCGGGGAGTCCCCGTTCTCCGGGCCGGTACCCGAGGCCGCGGCGGTGTTCACGGCACCGGCGGTCGTCGGTGAGGTCCGCTACGCCCATCGCACCGCCGACGGCCTGCTGCGCCATCCCAGCTGGCGCGGCCTGCGCCCGGACCTGAGTCCCGTCGACGTCGTGCTCGAGGCGTGA
- a CDS encoding TIGR03619 family F420-dependent LLM class oxidoreductase, translating into MRFTFAESMTDPAHYIPLAQAAEAAGYHGMTIADSVAYPFESDATYPYTPDGNREFLDGKEMPEAFVLASALSAVTSTLRLNFFVLKLPIRPPALVAKQAGSVAAMFGNRLGLGVGTSPWPEDYDLMGVPFARRGKRMDECIDIIRGLTTGEYFEYHGEFYDIAKTKMSPAPSRPIPILIGGHADAALRRAARNDGWMHGGGGAEELDTLLATLARYRAESGRTGDFEVHVISMDAYTPDGIKRLEDKGVTDVIVGFRLPYIIGPDTEPLQTKIDNLNKFADRVIAKV; encoded by the coding sequence ATGCGTTTTACTTTCGCCGAGTCCATGACCGATCCGGCCCACTACATCCCGTTGGCACAGGCGGCCGAGGCGGCCGGTTACCACGGCATGACCATCGCCGACAGCGTCGCCTACCCCTTCGAATCCGACGCCACCTACCCCTACACGCCCGACGGGAACCGCGAATTTCTCGACGGCAAGGAGATGCCCGAGGCGTTCGTGCTGGCCTCGGCACTCTCGGCGGTGACCAGCACGCTGCGGCTGAACTTCTTCGTCCTCAAGCTGCCGATCCGCCCGCCGGCCCTGGTCGCCAAGCAGGCCGGATCGGTGGCCGCGATGTTCGGCAACCGGCTGGGCCTGGGTGTGGGCACCAGCCCGTGGCCCGAGGACTACGACCTGATGGGCGTGCCGTTCGCCCGCCGCGGCAAGCGGATGGACGAGTGCATCGACATCATCCGCGGCCTGACCACCGGGGAGTACTTCGAATACCACGGCGAGTTCTACGACATCGCCAAGACCAAGATGAGCCCGGCTCCCAGCCGGCCGATCCCGATTCTGATCGGCGGGCACGCCGACGCCGCGCTGCGCCGCGCGGCACGCAACGACGGCTGGATGCACGGCGGCGGCGGAGCCGAGGAACTCGACACCCTGCTGGCCACGCTGGCCCGCTACCGCGCCGAGTCCGGCCGCACCGGCGACTTCGAGGTGCACGTGATCTCGATGGATGCCTACACGCCCGACGGCATCAAGCGGCTGGAGGACAAGGGCGTCACCGACGTCATCGTGGGGTTCCGGCTGCCCTACATCATCGGCCCGGACACCGAACCGCTGCAGACCAAGATCGACAACCTCAACAAGTTCGCCGACCGGGTGATCGCGAAGGTCTGA